The Planococcus liqunii genome includes a region encoding these proteins:
- a CDS encoding penicillin-binding protein, producing the protein MKKKFRFQWGAFLLFLVFAGLFFILTVRIVSIQATGTVEGQELAAKAAAKYQQEEVLAAERGKILDRDGQVIAEDTLTYKVVAVLDESATQKASNPRHVVDVEETAEFLAKHLGMEEGKILDILEQGVEKDRYQVEFGVAGREISHTKMLEMKEEEVPGILFVKDLKRLYPNGAFASHLIGFAMKEETKDGLMVTKGRMGLESIHNKALTGKNGKIEFSTDKWGFLLPNNESAVTPAVDGSNVQLTLDKTLQNFLEDAMTKVQKEYEPARMIAVVADPDTGEILAMSQRPTFNPNTREGLSDNWLNESIELTIEPGSPMKMFTLASAIEEGKWDPNAYYNSGTYSLMGTTIGDYNSGRGWGSITFLEGFQRSSNVSMAYLLERIGPETFMKYIDAFGFGKKTGIDLPNEAPGKVLDTGPIERLTTTYGQGSTVTPIQMIQAASAIANEGVMMKPYVIDQIKNPDTGKVTVKSKPEKAGQPISAETAEKVKEILASTVTSENGSGRPFALKDYAVAGKTGTAQVPGPDGRYINQGKNGFLYSFLGMAPADDPELLVYIGVQQPQLPAGEYGSAPVAKIFNSVMENGLKHMNVKPDNAKSVKSTELEDYTGKSSAEVTEQLAGRGLNVVITGESAKVDGQYPETGEAVVEGGTVILKTAGPSTLPDFTGWSKRDLLAYQSLSGLSVELAGQGYAVSQSASPGSKVTSKDPVVIRLQTPENASQIQSTDSFEGAPADEDEDAAGQDAAESGTEENPEEAVPEENGAASEESAEETPAVAPEAITEEPTGTAEEPAEEDSAGETIEEEIVEDPTE; encoded by the coding sequence ATGAAAAAAAAGTTTCGATTTCAATGGGGAGCCTTTCTGCTATTTTTAGTCTTTGCAGGGCTCTTTTTCATTTTGACCGTCAGAATTGTCTCAATACAGGCAACTGGCACCGTCGAGGGGCAGGAATTGGCAGCTAAAGCCGCGGCAAAATATCAGCAGGAGGAAGTGCTCGCTGCTGAGCGCGGAAAAATTTTAGACCGTGACGGACAAGTGATTGCGGAAGATACGCTGACGTATAAGGTGGTGGCGGTCTTAGATGAATCGGCCACCCAGAAAGCCAGCAATCCCCGCCACGTAGTGGATGTAGAAGAAACAGCCGAGTTTTTGGCGAAGCATTTGGGCATGGAAGAAGGCAAAATTTTAGACATATTGGAACAAGGCGTGGAGAAAGACCGCTACCAAGTGGAATTTGGAGTAGCTGGCCGTGAAATCAGCCATACAAAAATGCTTGAAATGAAAGAAGAAGAAGTACCAGGCATTCTGTTTGTCAAAGATTTAAAACGCCTATACCCGAATGGGGCATTTGCTTCCCATTTGATCGGTTTTGCGATGAAAGAAGAAACCAAAGACGGCCTCATGGTCACAAAAGGAAGGATGGGGCTTGAATCCATCCATAACAAAGCGTTGACTGGAAAAAACGGCAAAATCGAATTCTCCACCGATAAATGGGGATTTCTGCTGCCGAACAACGAATCTGCCGTTACTCCGGCAGTGGATGGTTCTAATGTCCAATTGACGCTTGATAAAACCCTTCAGAATTTCCTGGAAGACGCGATGACGAAAGTTCAGAAAGAATATGAACCGGCCCGTATGATTGCTGTCGTGGCAGATCCGGATACAGGGGAAATCTTGGCCATGTCACAGCGTCCGACATTCAATCCGAATACACGTGAGGGCCTTTCCGACAATTGGCTCAATGAAAGTATAGAATTAACCATCGAACCCGGTTCACCGATGAAAATGTTTACGTTGGCGTCTGCCATTGAAGAAGGCAAATGGGATCCGAACGCTTATTACAATTCGGGAACCTATTCGTTGATGGGCACGACCATTGGAGATTACAACAGCGGCAGAGGCTGGGGAAGCATTACGTTCCTGGAAGGTTTCCAGCGCTCGTCCAACGTGTCGATGGCGTATCTATTGGAACGCATTGGGCCTGAAACTTTCATGAAGTATATTGATGCTTTCGGTTTTGGCAAGAAAACAGGCATCGATTTGCCGAATGAAGCGCCAGGGAAAGTGTTGGATACCGGCCCGATCGAACGTCTGACGACAACATATGGTCAAGGTTCAACAGTGACGCCTATCCAAATGATCCAGGCAGCTTCAGCAATTGCCAATGAAGGCGTCATGATGAAGCCGTACGTCATTGACCAAATCAAAAATCCGGACACTGGAAAAGTGACCGTAAAAAGCAAACCGGAAAAAGCAGGACAGCCGATTTCTGCAGAAACTGCCGAAAAGGTGAAAGAAATCCTCGCTTCGACTGTCACTTCCGAAAATGGATCGGGCCGGCCGTTTGCGTTAAAGGACTATGCAGTAGCCGGCAAAACCGGTACTGCACAAGTGCCGGGCCCGGATGGCCGCTACATCAACCAGGGTAAAAACGGGTTTTTGTATTCTTTCCTCGGAATGGCGCCGGCGGATGACCCTGAACTGCTCGTCTATATTGGTGTCCAACAGCCGCAATTGCCTGCAGGAGAGTACGGAAGTGCACCTGTAGCCAAGATATTCAATTCGGTCATGGAAAACGGCTTAAAACACATGAATGTGAAGCCGGATAATGCGAAATCAGTAAAATCTACCGAGCTGGAGGATTACACAGGGAAATCTTCTGCGGAAGTTACAGAGCAATTGGCTGGAAGAGGACTGAATGTGGTAATTACCGGTGAAAGCGCGAAAGTGGATGGCCAGTACCCGGAAACGGGAGAAGCAGTCGTTGAAGGCGGCACAGTAATTTTGAAAACTGCTGGACCTTCAACATTGCCCGACTTTACGGGCTGGTCAAAACGTGATTTGCTGGCGTATCAGTCGCTCAGCGGCTTATCGGTGGAACTTGCCGGCCAGGGCTATGCCGTGAGCCAGAGCGCGTCTCCGGGATCAAAAGTCACTTCGAAAGATCCAGTCGTTATACGTCTTCAAACGCCTGAAAACGCCTCGCAAATCCAATCGACGGATAGTTTTGAAGGTGCACCGGCAGACGAGGATGAAGATGCAGCAGGCCAAGATGCAGCAGAATCAGGGACGGAAGAAAACCCTGAAGAAGCCGTGCCGGAAGAAAACGGTGCAGCTTCTGAAGAATCTGCAGAGGAAACGCCTGCAGTCGCCCCGGAAGCAATAACGGAAGAACCAACAGGAACTGCTGAAGAACCAGCTGAAGAAGATTCAGCTGGAGAAACAATCGAAGAAGAAATAGTTGAAGATCCAACTGAATAA
- a CDS encoding DUF3397 family protein, producing MDILYSLGAAFVFAPFILFILTLLIARKKMGRRSIGLAADATTFLLFVSIPVGAAVIWPYDIAAITYIVAVVIAMFLLTIEWIKSKEIKVVPFIRKTWRTYFLVLSIAYFLLWMTGLALTISRFLSS from the coding sequence ATGGACATTTTATATTCTCTCGGAGCCGCATTTGTCTTCGCTCCTTTCATTTTATTTATCTTAACGCTGTTGATTGCCCGAAAAAAAATGGGACGGCGATCAATCGGCCTGGCCGCCGATGCCACAACGTTTTTATTGTTCGTTTCCATCCCGGTAGGCGCTGCGGTCATTTGGCCATATGACATTGCCGCCATCACGTACATTGTCGCTGTCGTCATCGCGATGTTCCTGCTGACAATTGAATGGATAAAGTCGAAGGAAATCAAAGTGGTCCCGTTTATCCGGAAAACATGGCGTACGTATTTTCTGGTTTTGAGCATTGCTTACTTTCTTCTATGGATGACTGGACTGGCCCTTACCATCAGCCGTTTTCTATCTTCGTAA
- a CDS encoding 2-dehydropantoate 2-reductase has protein sequence MKVVIVGAGAVGLLLACLLDEAGAAVQVLARQKQQARIINEQGIIKDGHRHNVPAFTEWTEIPSDAFILLAVKYDALDELVPALKRYALYNPVVFLQNGMLHLRVAKGLPHGDIAAASVEHGALKISANEVRHTGNGTVKWALLKGRQQKFLPFTKLEGFQSEWHEDADRLLFRKVLLNGIINPLTAITALKNGELVTNPYAFELMQRVYAELDRAFPEIKTLLPFEEVTALCKATAENKSSMLMDRQAGRKMELDTIVLYLLERSPIELPLLKAFYQLLKSIEV, from the coding sequence ATGAAAGTGGTCATCGTCGGCGCAGGAGCGGTCGGCCTGCTGCTTGCCTGCCTATTGGATGAAGCAGGAGCAGCAGTGCAGGTATTGGCGCGCCAAAAACAGCAAGCCCGCATCATCAACGAACAGGGGATCATAAAAGACGGACACCGCCACAATGTGCCAGCCTTTACAGAGTGGACGGAAATCCCCTCGGATGCCTTTATCCTGCTGGCGGTGAAATACGATGCGCTGGATGAGCTTGTGCCAGCACTTAAACGGTATGCCCTGTACAATCCGGTAGTTTTTCTCCAAAACGGCATGCTCCACCTCCGAGTGGCCAAGGGATTGCCCCACGGGGATATTGCTGCAGCCAGTGTAGAACATGGCGCGCTAAAAATCAGCGCCAACGAAGTCCGGCATACTGGAAACGGAACGGTTAAATGGGCCCTGTTAAAAGGGCGGCAGCAAAAATTCCTTCCGTTTACCAAACTTGAGGGTTTCCAGTCGGAATGGCATGAGGATGCAGACCGGCTCCTGTTCCGCAAAGTGCTGCTGAACGGCATCATTAATCCGCTCACGGCAATAACGGCTTTAAAAAACGGTGAGCTGGTGACGAATCCCTATGCTTTTGAATTGATGCAGAGGGTCTACGCAGAACTGGACCGGGCTTTCCCGGAAATCAAGACGCTGCTGCCTTTTGAAGAAGTAACCGCCTTATGCAAGGCAACTGCCGAAAATAAATCCTCAATGCTGATGGACAGGCAGGCTGGCCGCAAAATGGAGCTGGACACCATTGTGCTGTATTTGTTGGAGCGATCTCCAATTGAACTCCCTTTATTAAAAGCTTTTTATCAACTATTAAAATCAATTGAGGTTTGA
- the bshC gene encoding bacillithiol biosynthesis cysteine-adding enzyme BshC has protein sequence MRLEEQYIKPASQLMEDYINGKANILQYFSYGPSAENFSKRFEVLQQHKVDRAKVGSILRKFMEPNGISQKAEAHLADFENGAPVVITGQQAGLLTGPLYTVHKAISVIVLAKQASEQLATKVVPVFWIAGEDHDLAEISHLYRGVDGRLDKLNFPHVEYGKNSASTAKLNKAKVHSYLEEYFRSLPETEFSKEMHETAFAFLDGADSFTDFFAALLNYFFKEEGLLYIDAASPDLRKYEASYFIQMVEKSEEIAEAVIAAEQNLVKEGYPAVIEAEPQAANLFITVEGERILLQRDGEEFVGNEGAVSFTMDELLDIAENSPERLSNNVVTRPLMQELVFPVLAFVGGPGEIAYWAALKGVFKVMDMEMPVVMPRLGMTLVNRQVQSLLQKYQLTFSEVFNELKVVELRNALMESIREKEAEHLIEETQRQLEAKYEDIQKSFSAISGGLTPLVEKNLQFHLKQLQFLKNKLEDEVVLQNSTQFNHFGLIEMELRPDDNFQERVFSPFPYLNVYGLELVQDLLKLDFQYDKTHKIIYL, from the coding sequence ATGAGGTTAGAAGAACAATATATAAAACCAGCCAGCCAGCTAATGGAAGACTACATAAACGGAAAAGCGAATATTCTACAGTATTTTTCTTATGGGCCAAGCGCTGAAAATTTCAGCAAGCGTTTTGAAGTGCTGCAGCAGCATAAAGTGGACCGTGCAAAAGTCGGCTCGATCCTGCGCAAATTCATGGAACCAAACGGCATTTCACAAAAGGCGGAAGCCCATCTTGCGGATTTTGAGAACGGTGCGCCGGTCGTTATAACCGGCCAACAGGCAGGCCTTTTAACGGGACCGTTATACACCGTGCACAAAGCCATCTCGGTAATCGTCCTGGCAAAACAGGCGAGTGAACAATTGGCAACAAAAGTTGTCCCCGTCTTCTGGATTGCTGGCGAAGACCACGATTTGGCGGAAATCAGCCATTTATACAGAGGCGTAGACGGCAGGTTGGATAAACTGAATTTTCCGCATGTCGAGTATGGAAAGAATTCCGCATCTACTGCAAAATTGAACAAGGCGAAAGTCCATTCGTATCTGGAAGAGTATTTCAGAAGCTTGCCTGAAACCGAGTTCTCCAAAGAGATGCATGAAACGGCCTTTGCCTTTTTGGACGGCGCCGACTCCTTTACGGATTTCTTTGCAGCGCTGCTTAATTATTTTTTCAAAGAAGAAGGGCTGTTGTATATTGATGCAGCAAGTCCCGACCTCCGGAAATACGAAGCAAGTTACTTTATCCAGATGGTTGAAAAGTCGGAAGAAATTGCCGAAGCGGTCATAGCGGCGGAACAAAACCTGGTTAAAGAAGGATATCCTGCAGTCATTGAAGCGGAACCCCAAGCGGCGAATTTGTTTATTACGGTGGAAGGCGAACGCATTTTGCTTCAGCGCGACGGTGAAGAGTTTGTCGGCAATGAAGGGGCAGTGTCATTCACGATGGATGAATTGCTGGATATTGCTGAAAACTCACCGGAACGGCTGAGCAATAACGTCGTGACACGGCCTTTGATGCAGGAGCTGGTTTTCCCAGTGTTGGCCTTTGTCGGAGGGCCGGGAGAAATTGCTTACTGGGCTGCATTAAAAGGCGTCTTTAAAGTGATGGACATGGAAATGCCGGTTGTTATGCCCCGTCTTGGAATGACCTTGGTGAACCGGCAAGTTCAGAGCTTGCTCCAAAAATATCAATTGACTTTCAGCGAAGTTTTTAATGAATTGAAAGTGGTGGAACTCCGCAACGCTCTAATGGAGTCGATTCGGGAAAAAGAAGCTGAACACCTGATCGAGGAAACTCAGCGCCAGCTGGAAGCCAAATACGAAGATATCCAGAAGAGTTTTTCAGCAATCAGCGGAGGGCTTACGCCGCTCGTGGAGAAAAATCTGCAATTCCATTTAAAGCAGCTCCAATTCTTGAAAAACAAATTGGAAGATGAAGTAGTATTGCAGAATAGCACTCAGTTTAACCATTTCGGATTGATTGAGATGGAACTGCGCCCGGATGACAATTTTCAGGAACGTGTTTTCAGTCCCTTTCCATACCTGAATGTTTACGGTTTAGAACTGGTTCAAGACCTGTTGAAACTTGATTTCCAATATGACAAAACCCACAAAATAATCTATCTGTAA
- the mraZ gene encoding division/cell wall cluster transcriptional repressor MraZ: MFMGEYQHSVDAKGRLIVPAKFREQLGENFVITRGLDQCLFGYTMDEWQKIEEKLKELPVTKKDARAFTRFFFSGATEVELDKQGRVNIPSTLLTYAKLDKECVILGVSNRFEIWSKDAWEEYFTASEDSFNDIAENLADFDF, translated from the coding sequence ATGTTCATGGGAGAATATCAACATAGCGTTGATGCAAAGGGACGTTTAATCGTGCCTGCAAAGTTTCGTGAGCAACTTGGCGAGAACTTTGTCATAACCCGTGGCCTGGATCAATGCTTATTTGGTTACACAATGGATGAATGGCAAAAGATCGAAGAAAAGCTGAAAGAGCTGCCGGTCACTAAAAAAGACGCACGTGCATTTACACGGTTCTTTTTCTCAGGTGCCACGGAAGTGGAACTTGATAAACAAGGGCGCGTCAATATACCATCAACATTGCTAACATATGCAAAACTTGACAAAGAATGCGTGATTCTTGGTGTATCGAATCGATTTGAAATCTGGTCGAAAGATGCATGGGAAGAATATTTTACAGCGTCTGAAGACTCATTTAATGACATTGCAGAGAATTTAGCAGACTTTGATTTTTAA
- the rsmH gene encoding 16S rRNA (cytosine(1402)-N(4))-methyltransferase RsmH: MFNHTTVLLQETVDGLNIRPDGVYVDCTLGGAGHSEYLVKQLSDEGHLYCFDQDATAIAHAQVKLKDYLHRITFIHSNFKFIKEQLEMHGIEKVDGILYDLGVSSPQLDTPERGFSYHNDAPLDMRMDQSAELTAYHVVNEWSFEDLVRIFYRYGEEKFSKQIARKIEAARETSPIETTGQLVELIKDGIPAFARRKGGHPAKRIFQAIRIAVNDELGAAETSLQDALDLLAVGGRVSVITFHSLEDRLCKTLFKEASSMPELPPNLPMIPAGMEPKFKLITRKPILPSEEELEQNNRSRSAKLRIVEKIKE; this comes from the coding sequence TTGTTCAACCACACCACGGTTTTACTGCAGGAGACTGTCGATGGACTGAACATTCGTCCTGATGGCGTCTATGTAGACTGCACGCTTGGCGGAGCCGGACACAGCGAGTACTTGGTAAAGCAGTTATCCGATGAAGGACATTTGTATTGTTTTGACCAGGACGCTACCGCTATCGCTCATGCACAAGTAAAACTGAAAGATTACTTGCACAGAATTACGTTTATTCATTCGAATTTTAAATTCATTAAAGAACAATTGGAAATGCACGGGATTGAAAAAGTGGACGGCATATTATATGACCTGGGCGTTTCTTCTCCGCAGCTCGATACGCCGGAAAGAGGATTCAGCTACCACAATGACGCACCGTTAGACATGCGGATGGACCAATCAGCTGAGTTGACTGCTTATCATGTAGTAAATGAATGGTCGTTTGAAGATTTGGTGCGAATTTTTTACCGCTACGGCGAAGAGAAATTTTCGAAGCAAATTGCCCGGAAAATTGAAGCGGCAAGGGAAACCTCGCCGATTGAAACAACCGGCCAATTGGTGGAACTGATCAAAGACGGCATTCCGGCATTTGCCAGACGAAAAGGCGGCCATCCGGCAAAACGCATTTTCCAGGCGATCCGCATTGCTGTAAACGATGAACTTGGTGCGGCAGAAACTTCGCTCCAGGATGCCCTCGATTTACTGGCTGTCGGCGGAAGAGTCAGTGTTATTACCTTCCATTCACTGGAGGACCGGTTATGCAAGACGCTTTTCAAGGAAGCTTCATCAATGCCGGAACTGCCTCCGAACCTGCCTATGATTCCAGCAGGCATGGAACCGAAATTTAAATTGATCACCAGAAAACCGATTCTTCCGTCCGAGGAAGAGTTAGAACAGAACAATCGTTCACGGTCGGCAAAATTGCGGATTGTGGAAAAAATCAAAGAGTAA
- the ftsL gene encoding cell division protein FtsL has translation MALYARKEAYIQQPAVPQNPARQPVRKKGIFTKGEKVLYLSFFAAFVLCALLVLQNQSVIQASTQEIQKIEHSIDEKVKQNTDLSVQVNELSTYERIWAKAKELGLKLNEQNVKVVPGQ, from the coding sequence ATGGCGCTATATGCAAGAAAAGAAGCATACATACAACAGCCGGCCGTTCCTCAAAATCCGGCCCGGCAACCGGTAAGAAAAAAAGGAATTTTTACAAAAGGCGAGAAAGTGCTTTATTTGTCTTTCTTTGCAGCATTTGTCCTATGTGCACTTTTGGTTCTTCAAAACCAATCGGTGATCCAGGCATCTACACAAGAAATTCAAAAAATTGAACATTCAATCGATGAAAAAGTGAAACAAAATACAGATTTGTCTGTACAAGTAAATGAACTGTCTACATATGAGCGCATTTGGGCAAAAGCGAAAGAGCTTGGTCTAAAATTAAATGAGCAAAATGTAAAGGTAGTGCCAGGACAATGA